The following proteins come from a genomic window of Salvia hispanica cultivar TCC Black 2014 chromosome 4, UniMelb_Shisp_WGS_1.0, whole genome shotgun sequence:
- the LOC125218380 gene encoding bZIP transcription factor 44-like produces MATSSVTSSDSPPVMDQRKRKRMQSNRESARRSRMRKQKHLDDLMAQAAQLRKENAMIRSSIGATAERCVSVEAENSVLAAQMMELTHRLGSLNEILSCIGSVSAAAAAVGGCMFQSEEFQVGDGAPWNSVGLSHHPIMAEMFDY; encoded by the coding sequence atggCGACATCGAGCGTGACTTCGTCGGATTCGCCGCCGGTGATGGACCAGAGGAAGCGCAAGCGGATGCAATCGAACCGCGAATCGGCGCGGCGGTCGCGGATGCGGAAGCAGAAGCACCTCGACGATCTGATGGCGCAGGCGGCGCAGCTGAGGAAGGAGAACGCGATGATCCGGAGCAGCATCGGCGCCACCGCGGAGCGCTGCGTGAGTGTGGAGGCGGAGAACTCGGTGCTGGCGGCGCAGATGATGGAGCTGACGCATAGGCTCGGATCTCTCAATGAGATATTGAGCTGCATCGGTTCGGTTAGCGCCGCAGCCGCTGCCGTCGGCGGATGCATGTTTCAGTCGGAGGAGTTTCAGGTTGGCGATGGCGCGCCGTGGAACTCGGTGGGGCTGAGCCACCACCCAATCATGGCGGAGATGTTTGattattga